A window from Candidatus Margulisiibacteriota bacterium encodes these proteins:
- a CDS encoding hemerythrin family protein yields the protein MGAKFIVWDKYLEVGNVKIDGQHQGILDIINELYQSAVSGEVVDISVLVKTLVDYSIHHLMDEEELMEEIGYPELNHHRELHNILRRETLKVKNAKHSNAEKQLELLRFLRDWWLTHIAQEDRKYVPYLNS from the coding sequence ATGGGTGCTAAGTTTATTGTTTGGGATAAGTACTTAGAGGTTGGAAATGTCAAGATTGATGGCCAACATCAGGGCATTTTAGATATTATCAATGAGCTGTATCAGTCTGCTGTAAGCGGTGAAGTTGTGGACATCTCTGTGCTAGTTAAGACTCTTGTTGATTATTCTATTCATCATTTGATGGATGAAGAGGAATTAATGGAGGAGATAGGGTACCCAGAGTTAAATCATCATCGCGAACTTCATAATATACTTAGAAGAGAGACATTGAAAGTGAAAAACGCGAAGCATAGCAATGCAGAAAAGCAACTAGAACTTTTACGCTTTCTTAGAGATTGGTGGTTGACTCATATTGCTCAAGAGGACAGAAAATATGTGCCTTATTTAAATAGCTAA